One part of the Dinoroseobacter shibae DFL 12 = DSM 16493 genome encodes these proteins:
- a CDS encoding tyrosine-type recombinase/integrase, with amino-acid sequence MIHHHVDRFVQLNRTLGKKFAAQETSLRAFADFAAERSITHLTAALILEWAGGAATPYAAQARFDRARAFAVFLHAEDSRHEIPAMGLLGRSRRRRPAPHILTRDQISRIMHEALLVPGLTPISPLTYHNLFGLLASTGLRISEALSLQCDDLTAEGLMVRSGKFGKSRLVPIHFSTRAALERYLEARAAVRNANDDLFVLGHGHAPTKTRAHVVFVRIVRKLGYRNPTGPGPRLHDLRHTFAVRSLEACGNNPQAVLRHMKALSTYLGHVDIANTYWYLEATPVLLKMIAATAEETWIGGAA; translated from the coding sequence ATGATACATCACCATGTAGACCGCTTCGTCCAACTCAACCGCACACTCGGAAAGAAGTTCGCCGCACAGGAGACATCCTTGCGCGCCTTCGCGGATTTCGCTGCGGAGCGATCCATCACGCATCTGACGGCAGCGCTGATACTGGAATGGGCCGGCGGCGCCGCGACGCCTTATGCTGCGCAGGCGCGGTTTGATCGCGCCCGCGCATTTGCGGTGTTCCTGCACGCGGAAGATTCACGGCACGAGATACCTGCGATGGGGCTGCTGGGTCGGTCACGACGGAGGCGGCCCGCTCCCCATATTCTGACGCGGGACCAAATCAGTCGGATCATGCATGAAGCGCTTCTGGTGCCCGGCCTGACACCGATCAGCCCGCTGACTTATCATAACCTGTTCGGGCTGCTCGCTTCGACGGGCTTGCGGATTTCGGAGGCATTGTCCCTTCAGTGCGACGATCTTACGGCGGAGGGCCTCATGGTCCGGAGCGGCAAGTTTGGCAAGAGTCGTCTCGTGCCAATACATTTTTCGACCCGTGCCGCGCTGGAACGATATCTCGAAGCCCGCGCGGCCGTGCGTAACGCGAACGACGATCTCTTCGTTCTTGGTCATGGTCATGCCCCGACAAAAACACGGGCCCATGTGGTCTTCGTTCGGATCGTCCGGAAGCTTGGGTACCGCAATCCGACAGGGCCCGGCCCCCGGCTTCACGATCTGCGCCACACCTTCGCCGTGCGATCCCTTGAGGCCTGTGGGAACAACCCGCAGGCAGTGTTGCGGCACATGAAGGCTCTGAGCACCTACCTCGGCCATGTCGATATTGCCAACACCTACTGGTACCTTGAGGCTACGCCGGTTCTTCTGAAGATGATTGCGGCAACCGCCGAGGAGACCTGGATCGGAGGTGCGGCATGA
- a CDS encoding DUF6915 family protein, which yields MAHPLHHAESSARKFGGVPSDYQAIHDWFDASKEHLALFTHRAMRHHAQGLFDAERVFGLTLTNSAGRDIPVRWIGEQHIREDCQGRIPSMADWLRQIQPEPWMANGHIDRHVGDDPCGDPRVAWASEVAAGRTVLGLKDWMAARAMQATQSA from the coding sequence ATGGCCCATCCGCTTCATCATGCTGAAAGCTCTGCCCGAAAATTCGGCGGGGTGCCGTCTGACTATCAGGCGATCCACGACTGGTTCGATGCCTCGAAAGAGCACCTCGCGCTCTTCACGCACCGCGCCATGCGCCACCATGCCCAAGGCCTGTTCGATGCCGAACGTGTCTTTGGCCTGACCCTGACCAATAGCGCAGGTCGGGACATTCCCGTGCGCTGGATCGGCGAGCAGCATATCCGTGAAGACTGCCAGGGCCGCATTCCGAGCATGGCGGACTGGCTGCGACAGATCCAGCCCGAGCCATGGATGGCCAATGGTCATATCGACCGCCATGTCGGCGATGATCCCTGCGGCGACCCAAGGGTCGCTTGGGCCTCCGAGGTCGCCGCCGGACGAACCGTTCTTGGCCTGAAAGATTGGATGGCGGCGCGCGCGATGCAAGCCACGCAAAGCGCCTGA
- a CDS encoding tyrosine-type recombinase/integrase produces MTPLAPDLSAFLQTHLPHECGASRHTIAAYACAFTLLLRFVTGRVKRTPSELFIEDLDIQTIRAFLEHIEEGRANSVRSRNARLAAIKSFFRFVEHRQPACLEQAMMIRAMPTKRTDAKLIDYLTKEEVRALLAAPNRHTPGGLRDRAMLHLTYAAGLRASELLAVRMDDFPDGSFSNVRILGKGRRERVLPLWKETQCAIRAWLAVRPGRVGPELFLNRDGRRMTRDGFAYRLRQHVATAERSTPSIAAKQVTPHVLRHSCAMHTLQATGDIRKVALWLGHASIQTTEMYLRADPTEKLALLEAHHAPLIQPGKFREPSDKLMQILAVAAQRA; encoded by the coding sequence ATGACCCCGCTCGCCCCCGACCTTTCAGCCTTCCTGCAAACCCATCTTCCCCATGAATGCGGCGCAAGCCGACATACCATCGCAGCCTATGCCTGTGCGTTCACCCTCTTGCTGCGGTTTGTCACAGGGCGGGTCAAGCGAACCCCATCGGAACTTTTCATTGAAGACCTGGACATTCAGACGATCAGGGCGTTCCTCGAACATATCGAAGAAGGACGCGCCAATTCCGTCCGGTCCCGCAATGCGCGACTGGCGGCGATTAAATCGTTTTTCCGTTTCGTCGAACATCGCCAACCGGCCTGCCTTGAGCAGGCGATGATGATCCGGGCCATGCCGACCAAGCGAACAGACGCCAAGCTGATCGATTATCTTACAAAGGAAGAAGTCCGCGCCTTGCTTGCCGCGCCGAACCGCCACACGCCAGGCGGATTGCGGGACCGCGCCATGCTGCATCTGACCTATGCCGCAGGGTTGAGAGCGTCCGAACTTCTGGCTGTGCGGATGGACGATTTTCCCGACGGGTCGTTTTCCAACGTACGGATATTGGGCAAGGGGCGCCGGGAGCGTGTGCTGCCGCTCTGGAAGGAGACTCAATGTGCCATTCGCGCGTGGTTGGCCGTCAGGCCCGGTCGAGTAGGCCCGGAACTGTTCCTGAACCGTGATGGGCGCCGAATGACGCGGGACGGATTTGCATATCGGCTAAGGCAACATGTGGCGACAGCCGAGCGCTCGACGCCATCGATTGCCGCAAAGCAGGTCACTCCGCATGTGTTGCGGCACAGCTGCGCCATGCACACGCTTCAGGCCACCGGTGATATCCGCAAGGTCGCGCTCTGGCTTGGCCATGCCAGCATCCAGACGACCGAGATGTATCTGCGCGCGGACCCGACCGAGAAGCTAGCGCTTCTGGAGGCGCACCACGCACCTCTGATCCAACCAGGCAAGTTCCGGGAGCCGTCGGACAAGCTGATGCAGATCCTAGCCGTCGCCGCGCAACGTGCTTGA
- a CDS encoding tyrosine-type recombinase/integrase, whose protein sequence is MNSPSNSQRRARDRADNLALVDTYHADNPGLSQGALSAARHFLKWAQARKVSVRDLDASVVDSFLRHHCRCGRYSPNQLRSPMYATYTRRFFRYLEDTGIVAIPNDTARLRQHLEAFAKKLESAGYSEVSRASLLSHAAHFAEWVLQQRVPLTAIGEGTIDQFAWHECRCGEMTKHGNRVLASHYKNRKRGAHALVRHLIDEGLLPPQAPDDVSAEDPRLISFSEWLRRERGVAPETVRRYLNEVGRWLDSLGATPEDYDAAAIRSIILDQGEERSQSSVRKTVTVLRAFLRFTIVQGACAPSLLHAVPSAVRRKLSTVPRTIPTAKIEEILASCRTDTPVEIRDRAILLLLARLALRAGDIWQLHLSDIDWRTSRLRLHGKGRRGVMMPLPQDVGDALLVYIEDARPVVASNRVFLRVQAPFTPLRSSAEIAGIVSRVLSRGGFTDLPTGSHVFRHSLASAWLRGGADLDLIGAALRHTSRDTTAIYAKVDVGMLEEVAQPWPGDAS, encoded by the coding sequence ATGAACTCCCCCTCGAACTCTCAACGCCGTGCGCGCGACCGCGCTGACAACCTCGCTCTGGTCGACACGTACCACGCCGACAATCCCGGGCTTTCCCAGGGTGCGCTGAGCGCAGCCCGCCATTTTCTGAAGTGGGCGCAGGCACGGAAAGTCTCTGTCCGTGACCTCGACGCGTCGGTTGTAGACAGTTTTCTTCGTCACCACTGCCGCTGCGGTCGCTACAGCCCCAATCAGTTGCGGAGCCCGATGTATGCCACCTATACTCGCCGGTTTTTTCGATATCTCGAAGACACCGGCATAGTTGCGATCCCAAATGACACTGCCCGGCTAAGACAGCACCTGGAGGCCTTTGCCAAGAAGCTCGAGAGCGCTGGCTACAGCGAGGTATCGCGCGCATCATTGCTCAGCCATGCCGCCCATTTTGCTGAATGGGTCCTACAACAGCGAGTCCCGTTGACCGCAATCGGTGAAGGAACCATCGATCAGTTCGCGTGGCACGAATGCCGATGCGGGGAGATGACCAAGCATGGCAACAGGGTTCTGGCGTCTCACTATAAGAACCGTAAGCGAGGTGCCCATGCGCTTGTCCGGCACCTGATCGACGAAGGTCTGCTCCCGCCCCAAGCACCTGACGACGTCTCCGCAGAAGACCCGCGTCTGATCAGCTTTTCGGAATGGTTGCGCCGCGAGCGCGGGGTGGCACCCGAGACCGTACGGCGCTATTTGAACGAAGTGGGCCGCTGGCTGGACAGCCTGGGGGCAACGCCGGAGGATTACGATGCGGCGGCCATCCGTTCGATCATATTGGATCAAGGTGAAGAACGGTCCCAATCATCTGTGCGCAAGACGGTCACCGTGTTGCGAGCCTTCCTGCGCTTTACGATCGTCCAAGGCGCATGCGCCCCGTCGCTTCTGCATGCGGTGCCATCTGCTGTTCGGCGCAAGCTTTCTACAGTCCCCCGCACGATCCCCACGGCGAAGATCGAAGAGATCCTTGCCTCCTGTCGCACCGATACGCCGGTTGAGATCCGAGACCGCGCAATACTTCTCCTCCTCGCCCGGTTGGCCTTGCGCGCGGGAGACATCTGGCAGTTGCACCTGTCAGATATCGACTGGCGCACGAGTCGGTTGCGATTGCACGGCAAGGGCAGGCGTGGCGTTATGATGCCGCTGCCGCAGGATGTAGGCGATGCGCTGCTGGTCTATATCGAAGATGCGCGTCCAGTGGTCGCGTCGAACAGGGTCTTTCTCCGAGTCCAGGCTCCTTTCACCCCGCTGCGATCCTCTGCCGAGATCGCCGGGATCGTTTCCCGCGTCCTGAGCCGGGGAGGTTTTACCGACTTGCCGACTGGTTCGCATGTCTTTCGTCATTCACTGGCCTCCGCCTGGCTGCGTGGCGGTGCGGACCTTGACCTGATCGGTGCAGCGCTGCGCCACACCTCGCGCGATACGACCGCGATCTACGCTAAGGTCGATGTTGGGATGCTGGAAGAAGTGGCTCAGCCGTGGCCGGGAGACGCGTCATGA
- a CDS encoding DUF6878 family protein, translated as MTNPQMDYAALAAGWRAERETTLKASRTELLAQLRALGISEVTAEYEGYGDSGNVEDVTVRPAKVQLPEPLATEVGDFAWSLAYHHHPGFENNEGGYGTLTWDITGDSITLDHADRYVECSHSYDEGL; from the coding sequence ATGACCAATCCCCAAATGGACTATGCCGCACTGGCGGCCGGTTGGCGCGCAGAGCGCGAAACCACCTTGAAGGCATCCCGAACGGAGCTGCTCGCGCAACTACGTGCGCTTGGCATCAGCGAGGTCACTGCCGAATACGAAGGCTATGGCGACTCCGGCAATGTCGAGGATGTGACGGTGCGGCCTGCAAAGGTCCAACTGCCGGAACCGCTTGCCACCGAGGTGGGCGACTTCGCCTGGTCACTCGCCTATCACCATCACCCGGGGTTCGAGAACAACGAGGGCGGCTACGGCACGCTGACCTGGGATATCACTGGCGACAGCATCACCCTTGATCACGCGGACCGCTATGTCGAATGCTCGCACAGCTATGACGAGGGGCTTTGA
- a CDS encoding TOTE conflict system archaeo-eukaryotic primase domain-containing protein has translation MADRSDIEAELARVRARLADLDVERAQLQREVAALEARLAAEHVPAVRQPSFENAPVTNASPSHQKVELFRRLFAGRPDVFPVRWENRKTDRSGYSPSCANEWVKGICGKPKVKCGQCPHQKFIPPDEGVIERHLRGDDGRGGDFVAGVYPLLLGDTCWFLAADFDKASWAEDANALLETCRVKGVPAALERSRSGNGGHVWIFFSEPVSARLARQLGSVLITETMERRPEIGFASYDRLFPNQDIMPLGGFGNLIALPLQNTARKAENSVFVDASLRPYDDQWAYLSSLPRLSAAAVTQLVEAAELSGRVLGVRMPVEDEQADEPWKMPPSRRSTPRRLDVPVPTTIKVTVADQIYIDRSDLPSAMIAQLVRLAAFQNPEFYRAQAMRLPTFGKPRIVSCAELHPRHVALPRGSFDEAIRFLSDHGATADLDDLRVDGARLPETVCFDGQLRQQQSRAFDALAEHDTGVLAATTAFGKTVVASALIAHRARNTLVLVHRRELLNQWVERLGSFLQIDPKLIGTIGAGKRKLTGVIDVALIQSLVRKGEVDDIVADYGHLVVDECHHLSAASFELVARRSKARYVAGLSATVARKDGHHPIIFMQCGPVRHQVSAKSQAAESGLRHRARERHTRFRLPEPLAMAERPSMPAIYAALAEDEARNDLIFDDVLKSLEAKRSPIILTERKDHLEHLHQRFSRFAKNIVVLRGGMSAKDRKAAHAALNVDDDEERLILATGRYIGEGFDDARLDTLFLTMPIAWKGTLAQYVGRLHRRHDDKKDVLVVDYVDSSVPVLARMAAKRRTGYRALGYVME, from the coding sequence GTGGCGGACAGAAGCGACATTGAGGCGGAGTTGGCGCGGGTTCGAGCCCGTCTGGCCGATCTGGATGTCGAACGAGCGCAGCTTCAGCGTGAAGTTGCAGCGCTTGAGGCTCGCCTTGCTGCAGAGCACGTGCCGGCAGTGAGACAACCCTCATTCGAGAACGCCCCGGTTACGAATGCTTCACCGTCGCACCAAAAGGTCGAGCTGTTCCGCCGCCTGTTCGCCGGTCGGCCTGACGTGTTCCCAGTGCGGTGGGAAAACAGAAAAACTGACCGCTCGGGGTATTCGCCCTCCTGCGCCAACGAGTGGGTGAAGGGGATTTGTGGCAAGCCAAAGGTCAAATGCGGCCAGTGTCCCCATCAGAAGTTTATCCCGCCGGATGAAGGTGTCATTGAGAGACACCTGCGCGGCGACGATGGTCGGGGCGGGGATTTTGTCGCCGGCGTCTATCCGCTCCTGCTCGGTGACACATGCTGGTTCCTGGCGGCGGATTTTGACAAGGCATCCTGGGCGGAGGACGCCAACGCGCTGCTCGAAACCTGCCGAGTGAAGGGAGTGCCCGCAGCGTTGGAACGGTCGAGGTCGGGCAACGGGGGGCATGTCTGGATATTCTTCTCCGAACCGGTCTCGGCCCGTCTGGCGCGCCAGCTTGGATCGGTCCTGATCACGGAAACGATGGAACGGCGGCCAGAAATCGGCTTTGCTTCCTATGACCGGTTGTTTCCAAATCAGGATATCATGCCGCTCGGCGGCTTCGGCAACCTGATCGCACTGCCGCTTCAGAACACAGCGCGCAAAGCTGAAAACAGCGTCTTTGTCGATGCTAGCCTGCGGCCATATGACGATCAGTGGGCCTATTTGTCTTCCTTGCCGCGATTGTCGGCGGCAGCAGTGACCCAGCTCGTCGAAGCCGCCGAGCTTTCCGGGCGAGTGCTGGGTGTGCGCATGCCGGTAGAAGATGAGCAGGCGGACGAACCGTGGAAAATGCCTCCGTCACGCCGCAGTACGCCGCGACGCCTCGATGTACCTGTTCCGACAACCATCAAGGTGACGGTCGCAGACCAAATCTATATCGACCGTTCGGACTTACCTTCGGCCATGATTGCGCAATTGGTGCGGTTGGCGGCGTTCCAGAATCCCGAATTCTATCGCGCGCAGGCCATGCGACTGCCAACATTCGGCAAGCCACGCATCGTGTCCTGCGCCGAACTGCATCCCCGACACGTTGCCCTGCCCCGCGGTAGCTTCGACGAAGCGATCAGATTCCTGTCTGATCACGGTGCGACAGCCGATCTGGACGATTTGCGTGTAGACGGAGCTCGTTTGCCGGAGACGGTCTGCTTCGATGGCCAACTTCGCCAGCAGCAATCACGAGCGTTTGACGCATTGGCCGAACACGATACCGGCGTGCTTGCCGCCACGACTGCATTCGGCAAGACAGTGGTAGCCTCGGCACTGATTGCGCACCGCGCTCGCAATACGCTGGTCTTGGTTCACCGCCGGGAATTGCTGAACCAATGGGTCGAACGGCTTGGCTCATTTTTGCAGATCGATCCCAAGCTGATAGGCACCATCGGCGCCGGAAAACGCAAACTCACCGGTGTGATCGATGTAGCGTTGATTCAGAGTCTGGTTCGGAAGGGCGAAGTTGACGATATCGTTGCCGATTATGGCCATCTTGTCGTCGATGAATGCCATCACCTGTCCGCTGCGAGCTTTGAGCTTGTCGCCCGCAGATCGAAAGCGCGCTATGTCGCCGGGTTGTCGGCGACGGTCGCTCGAAAGGACGGACATCATCCGATCATCTTCATGCAATGTGGCCCGGTGCGCCATCAGGTGAGCGCCAAATCGCAGGCAGCCGAAAGCGGACTGCGCCATCGAGCGCGGGAACGTCACACGAGATTCCGGCTGCCAGAACCCCTCGCCATGGCCGAGCGCCCGTCAATGCCCGCGATCTATGCCGCTCTGGCGGAGGACGAGGCCCGAAACGATCTGATCTTCGACGACGTGCTGAAATCATTGGAGGCCAAACGCTCACCGATCATACTAACCGAGCGGAAGGATCACCTCGAGCACCTTCATCAGCGGTTCTCCCGATTTGCGAAGAACATCGTCGTGCTCCGTGGCGGCATGTCCGCAAAGGACCGGAAGGCCGCGCATGCGGCGCTGAATGTGGATGACGATGAGGAACGGCTGATCCTCGCGACAGGGCGCTATATCGGCGAAGGCTTCGATGACGCGCGGCTCGACACCCTGTTCCTGACGATGCCGATCGCATGGAAGGGAACGCTGGCGCAATATGTCGGCAGGTTGCACCGCCGACATGACGACAAGAAGGACGTGTTGGTGGTCGACTATGTAGACAGTTCGGTCCCGGTCCTCGCCAGAATGGCGGCCAAAAGAAGAACCGGTTACCGGGCTCTCGGCTATGTGATGGAATAG